One Fusarium poae strain DAOMC 252244 chromosome 4, whole genome shotgun sequence DNA window includes the following coding sequences:
- a CDS encoding hypothetical protein (SECRETED:SignalP(1-22)~TransMembrane:1 (n7-17c22/23o1243-1260i)) encodes MKQHTRLLGIAALAFLADRAAACTSNAECTLPGLGFCNSLNACVPRLVNVNCRVDGDCGNAALPECNPATGLCIAAVGGVTCTTDSDCTNPLLPECDTDTGLCIETVVGGVTCTTDADCTNPLLPECNTATGLCIETVVGGVTCTTDADCTNPLLPECNTATGLCIETIVGGVTCSTDADCTNPLLPECDTDTGLCIETIVGGVTCTTDADCTNPLLPECNTATGLCIESIVGGVTCTSDTDCTNPLLPSCDTDTGLCIAAVAGVTCTTDADCTNPLLPECNTATGLCIETIIGGITCTTDADCTNPLLPDCDTTTGLCIAAVGGVTCITDADCTNPLLPDCDTDTGLCIAAVGGVTCTSDADCTNPLLPQCDTDSGLCIAAVGGITCTTDSDCTNPLLPDCDTDTGLCIAAVAGVTCTTDADCTNPLLPDCDTATGLCIAAVGGVTCTTDADCTNPLLPNCDTDTGLCIAAVGGVTCETDADCTNPLLPDCDTDTGLCIAAVGGVTCETDADCTNPLLPDCDTDTGLCVPGDAATTTADAIIDTTTDMGAEPTTTDIAIDTTTDVLADTTTEALADTTTEALADTTTEALVDTTTEALADTTTEALADTTTEALVDTTTEALADTTTDALVDTTTDALVDTTTIVSSPGSTEATQTNGNTDTEQPTSTNSVEASTPINTGSTTDNSLAPASTSITETNDTTFTTGTATQTSGSTIDGGDQTSDTTSAAASETSSSGQNPDAIGNFRLLGCFSSSLGFPSFELSVSSGSNDQNSCADSCDGSRFFGTYEGNCYCGSELEASKVDDDQCDIPCPGNDEQTCGGDLTSARRGRLSKRQNISTNILLIIYVDVTFAETASGSITIPVDTVTLPGEVTTVAGEVITLSGEVVTQTGEGIPGPGATVTISGDVVTLPGNTVTASGATVTDVTTVTTTFVSTVTEASQTLVTTVTAVVVCQSGHCVPTTGLPPKSPVYVFNPYPGEDCIGELVYLASPCSCRGGVEYVPYRCDDSSCTGKTVYKPEKTQYSGDNIVYYPSECTYDQCSTTGSLYKPYDGIQSGHNGSDEPKGHDGYSGEHGGSEQGKPGYEGGKPGSEGGKPGSEGAKPGSEGAKPGSEGAKPGSEGGKPGSEGGKPGSEGAKPGSGGGSEGSGNDSQDSTGSEGSNGGHGDSSGGYQGSGSGSKGSSGDQQGPTGSEGSSGGYEGSNNNQGSGANGEAPTKPTDEGSGGKPGSGDSSPVVVSQADGQAVANFVLMLAPVLVAALWI; translated from the exons ATGAAACAACACACTCGTTTACTGGGCATCGCAGCCCTCGCCTTTCTCGCAGACCGGGCAGCAGCATGTACCTCAAATGCAGAATGTACCTTACCCGGCCTGGGATTTTGCAACAGTCTGAACGCTTGCGTTCCTCGCTTAGTCAACGTCAACTGCCGAGTTGACGGGGACTGTGGTAATGCTGCTCTCCCCGAGTGTAATCCTGCCACCGGTCTCTGCATCGCAGCCGTCGGCGGAGTTACTTGCACAACTGATTCAGACTGCACCAACCCTCTTCTGCCCGAATGCGATACTGACACTGGCCTCTGTATTGAGACTGTTGTCGGAGGAGTCACTTGCACAACTGATGCCGACTGCACCAACCCTCTTCTACCCGAGTGTAACACCGCGACTGGTCTCTGTATTGAGACTGTTGTCGGGGGAGTCACTTGCACAACTGATGCCGACTGCACCAACCCCCTTCTTCCTGAATGCAACACCGCCACTGGCCTCTGTATTGAAACTATCGTCGGGGGAGTTACCTGTTCAACTGATGCCGACTGTACCAACCCTCTTCTACCTGAATGCGATACCGACACTGGCCTCTGTATTGAGACTATTGTTGGCGGAGTCACTTGCACAACTGATGCAGACTGCACCAATCCTTTACTCCCTGAGTGTAACACCGCGACTGGTCTCTGTATTGAGTCCATTGTTGGGGGCGTTACCTGCACATCTGATACAGATTGTACCAACCCTCTGCTCCCCAGCTGTGATACTGATACTGGGCTTTGCATTGCGGCCGTCGCCGGAGTCACTTGCACAACTGATGCAGACTGTACCAACCCTCTTCTGCCTGAATGTAACACTGCCACTGGCCTCTGTATTGAGACTATCATCGGCGGCATTACATGCACAACTGATGCAGACTGCACCAACCCTCTGCTCCCTGACTGTGACACTACTACCGGCCTCTGTATTGCAGCCGTCGGTGGCGTTACTTGCATAACTGATGCAGATTGCACAAACCCTCTCCTCCCTGACTGTGACACTGATACCGGTCTCTGCATCGCAGCTGTCGGTGGCGTTACTTGCACATCCGATGCAGACTGTACGAACCCTCTGCTGCCTCAGTGTGATACTGATAGTGGGCTTTGCATCGCAGCCGTCGGTGGTATCACTTGCACCACAGATTCAGACTGCACAAACCCTCTATTGCCTGACTGTGATACTGATACCGGTCTCTGTATTGCAGCGGTTGCTGGAGTTACTTGCACTACAGACGCCGACTGCACGAACCCTCTATTACCCGACTGCGATACTGCTACCGGCCTCTGCATTGCAGCAGTTGGGGGAGTTACTTGCACTACAGACGCCGACTGCACAAACCCTCTATTACCCAACTGCGATACTGATACCGGTCTCTGCATTGCAGCAGTTGGAGGAGTCACCTGTGAAACGGACGCCGACTGCACAAACCCTCTATTGCCTGACTGCGATACTGATACTGGGCTTTGTATCGCTGCTGTTGGGGGAGTCACTTGCGAAACGGACGCCGACTGCACAAACCCTCTATTGCCTGACTGCGACACTGATACTGGGCTTTGTGTTCCTGGCGATGCCGCTACTACAACAGCTGATGCTATTATTGATACCACAACTGATATGGGCGCTGAACCAACCACTACCGACATTGCTATCGATACGACCACAGACGTTCTCGCAGACACCACCACGGAGGCTCTTGCCGACACTACTACGGAGGCTCTTGCCGACACTACTACGGAGGCTCTTGTCGACACTACTACGGAGGCTCTTGCAGACACCACCACAGAAGCTCTTGCAGACACCACCACAGAAGCTCTTGTAGACACTACCACGGAGGCTCTTGCAGACACCACCACAGACGCTCTTGTAGACACCACCACAGACGCTCTTGTAGACACTACTACCATCGTTTCCAGCCCTGGTAGCACTGAAGCAACACAAACGAATGGCAATACGGACACCGAGCAGCCCACCAGTACCAATTCAGTCGAAGCCTCCACTCCCATCAACACTGGATCAACAACTGACAACTCTCTTGCTCCCGCCAGCACCTCCATCACTGAAACTAATGACACTACTTTCACTACTGGAACCGCTACCCAGACAAGCGGCTCGACCATTGATGGTGGAGACCAAACCAGTGACACCACGTCAGCAGCTGCCTCggaaacatcatcatctggtcAAAATCCCGATGCTATTGGTAACTTCCGATTGTTGGGCTGTTTTAGCTCTTCCCTTGGATTCCCCAGCTTTGAACTATCAGTCAGCAGTGGTAGCAACGATCAGAACTCATGTGCTGACTCCTGCGATGGAAGTCGATTTTTCGGTACTTACGAAGG CAACTGCTATTGTGGTTCCGAATTGGAAGCCTCCAAGGTCGATGATGATCAATGTGACATTCCATGCCCCGGCAACGATGAGCAAACCTGCGGTGGAGATCTGACTTCTGCCCGTCGTGGTCGCCTTTCCAAGCGTCAGAACATCTCCACCAACattctcctcatcatctaTGTCGATGTCACCTTTGCCGAAACTGCCAGTGGTAGCATCACTATCCCAGTTGATACAGTCACCTTGCCCGGTGAAGTAACCACTGTTGCTGGTGAAGTTATTACCTTGTCCGGCGAGGTTGTCACACAGACTGGAGAGGGTATCCCTGGACCTGGAGCCACGGTCACCATTTCTGGTGACGTTGTTACTCTGCCGGGCAACACAGTCACTGCATCTGGTGCTACCGTCACGGATGTTACGACTGTCACAACCACCTTTGTCTCTACCGTTACAGAAGCCTCGCAGACCCTCGTCACTACCGTTACTGCCGTTGTAGTCTGCCAGAGCGGACACTGCGTTCCAACAACTGGCCTGCCACCAAAGTCGCCCGTCTACGTGTTCAACCCTTACCCAGGCGAAGACTGCATTGGTGAGCTTGTCTACCTGGCCAGCCCATGTTCTTGCCGTGGCGGCGTTGAATACGTTCCGTACCGCTGTGACGACTCATCATGTACCGGAAAGACCGTTTACAAGCCGGAGAAGACGCAATACAGCGGCGATAACATTGTGTACTACCCCTCGGAGTGTACATACGACCAGTGTTCTACTACTGGTTCTCTTTACAAGCCTTACGACGGCATCCAGTCCGGACACAATGGATCTGATGAACCCAAGGGACATGACGGCTACAGTGGTGAACATGGAGGTTCTGAACAAGGCAAGCCTGGATATGAGGGTGGCAAGCCAGGATCTGAAGGTGGCAAGCCAGGCTCTGAAGGTGCTAAGCCAGGCTCTGAAGGTGCTAAGCCAGGCTCTGAAGGTGCTAAGCCAGGCTCTGAAGGTGGCAAGCCAGGATCTGAAGGTGGCAAGCCAGGCTCTGAAGGAGCTAAGCCAGGCTCTGGAGGTGGAAGTGAGGGATCAGGCAATGACTCCCAAGACTCTACTGGAAGTGAAGGCTCCAACGGTGGTCATGGAGATTCTTCAGGCGGCTACCAGGGCTCTGGAAGTGGAAGCAAAGGATCTAGTGGTGATCAACAAGGTCCTACCGGAAGTGAGGGGTCTAGTGGTGGCTATGAGGGATCCAACAACAACCAAGGATCTGGAGCCAATGGTGAAGCTCCTACCAAGCCAACCGATGAGGGCTCTGGAGGTAAGCCTGGATCAGGAGATTCCAGCCCTGTTGTTGTTTCGCAGGCAGACGGACAGGCTGTCGCCAATTTTGTGCTCATGCTTGCCCCTGTCTTGGTTGCTGCTCTCTGGATTTGA